A single genomic interval of Candidatus Bipolaricaulis anaerobius harbors:
- a CDS encoding glutamine--tRNA ligase/YqeY domain fusion protein, with amino-acid sequence MAEPVDFIREIIRDDLAAGRFDRVHTRFPPEPNAYLHIGHAQAILLNYGIAQEFGGKFNLRFDDTNPEKESEEYVAAIKRDVRWLGADWEDREFYASDYFEQLYQWAEELIRKGVAYVCDLSPEELSRTRGQPIRDGERIITPPGVDSPYRNRSVEENLDLFRRMRAGEFPEGSRTLRAKIDMAHPNLNMRDPVLYRILHARHHRTGDTWCIYPSYDWAHGQSDSIEGITHSICTLEFENHRPLYDWFLDQLGVHHPRQIEFARLNLTYTVMSKRLLLRLVQEGHVRGWDDPRMPTLAGIRRRGYTREAIADFVRRIGVSKAESIREIELLEHCLRDDLNKRAPRRMAVLEPVRLVVTNYPEGKVEGFDAVNNPEDPSYGTRKVPFSRELWIEEEDFREDPPPGFFRLAPGREVRLRYAYLVRCTGVVKDPSGRVVEVHCTYDPATRGGDAPDGRKVKATLHWASVPHAVDAEVRLYDRLFTVPDPLDVPEGEDWIGNLNPDSLVVLRGCKLEPCLGEAQAGERFQFERKGYFCVDQDTRRGLPVFNRIVTLRDTWAKLQGKLEERPRATRRAWPT; translated from the coding sequence ATGGCCGAACCGGTGGACTTCATCCGCGAGATCATCCGCGACGACCTCGCCGCGGGGCGGTTCGACCGGGTTCACACCCGGTTCCCCCCCGAGCCGAACGCCTACCTCCACATCGGCCACGCCCAGGCGATCCTCCTCAACTACGGGATCGCCCAGGAGTTCGGGGGGAAGTTCAACCTCCGCTTCGACGACACGAACCCGGAGAAGGAGAGCGAGGAGTACGTGGCAGCGATCAAACGGGATGTCCGCTGGCTGGGCGCGGATTGGGAGGATCGCGAGTTCTATGCCTCCGATTACTTCGAGCAGCTCTACCAATGGGCCGAGGAACTGATCCGTAAGGGGGTGGCTTACGTGTGCGACCTATCCCCGGAGGAGCTGAGCCGGACGCGCGGCCAGCCGATCCGGGATGGGGAGAGGATCATCACCCCTCCCGGCGTGGACAGCCCGTACCGCAACCGATCCGTGGAGGAGAACCTCGACCTCTTCCGCCGGATGAGGGCCGGGGAGTTCCCGGAAGGGTCCCGCACCCTGCGCGCCAAGATCGACATGGCCCACCCGAACCTCAACATGCGCGATCCTGTCCTGTACCGAATCCTTCACGCCCGCCACCACCGAACGGGGGACACGTGGTGCATCTACCCAAGCTACGATTGGGCGCACGGCCAGTCGGATTCGATCGAGGGGATCACCCACTCCATCTGCACGCTGGAGTTCGAGAACCACCGCCCGCTCTACGACTGGTTCCTCGACCAGCTCGGCGTCCACCATCCCCGCCAGATCGAGTTCGCCCGCCTCAACCTGACCTACACCGTGATGAGCAAGCGGCTCCTCCTCCGCCTCGTCCAGGAGGGACACGTGCGGGGGTGGGACGATCCGCGGATGCCCACGCTCGCCGGGATCCGCCGCCGCGGCTACACCCGGGAGGCGATCGCGGACTTCGTCCGCCGGATCGGGGTCTCCAAGGCGGAGAGCATCCGCGAGATCGAACTCCTCGAGCACTGCCTGCGGGACGACCTCAACAAGCGCGCCCCGCGGCGGATGGCCGTCTTGGAGCCCGTGAGGCTCGTCGTCACGAACTACCCGGAGGGGAAGGTGGAGGGGTTCGACGCGGTGAACAACCCCGAGGACCCCTCGTACGGGACGCGCAAGGTCCCGTTCTCGCGGGAGCTGTGGATCGAGGAGGAGGACTTCCGGGAGGACCCGCCGCCCGGGTTCTTCCGCCTCGCCCCGGGGCGGGAGGTGCGGCTGCGGTACGCGTACCTCGTCCGGTGCACGGGCGTCGTGAAGGATCCCTCCGGCCGGGTGGTCGAGGTGCACTGCACCTACGATCCGGCCACACGCGGCGGCGATGCCCCGGATGGGCGGAAGGTGAAGGCGACCCTGCACTGGGCCTCCGTGCCCCACGCCGTGGACGCCGAGGTCCGCCTCTACGACCGCCTGTTCACGGTCCCCGATCCGCTCGACGTCCCGGAGGGAGAGGATTGGATCGGGAACCTAAACCCTGACTCCCTCGTCGTCCTCAGGGGGTGCAAGCTCGAGCCGTGCCTGGGGGAGGCGCAGGCCGGGGAGCGGTTCCAGTTCGAGCGGAAGGGGTACTTCTGCGTCGACCAGGATACCAGGCGCGGCCTCCCCGTGTTCAACCGCATCGTGACCCTCCGCGATACCTGGGCCAAGCTTCAGGGCAAGCTGGAGGAGCGTCCAAGGGCCACCCGGCGCGCGTGGCCGACCTAG
- the era gene encoding GTPase Era yields MSYRTGTVAVVGRTNVGKSTFINAALGRKVVIVSPRPQTTRNRIRCILTTPEAQVVFVDTPGLHPPVNKLSAHLQREALRSLAGLDAVAYMVEPSGKVDPYDELMLPKIQTLPCPKVLLVNKSDQARGNTLPETLLAYDRLEMFNDIVPISSTKGTNLDRALAVIIGHLPEGTPAYEQGTTTDRPLAFVAAEVVREKVYAETYQELPYATAVAVEEIAEREAPPLTSVYATIIVAKESQKAIVIGSRGAKLKEIGTQARVDLEQLLGHQVFLSLHVKVKPKWTEDEDEVARLTGD; encoded by the coding sequence ATGAGCTACCGGACCGGCACCGTGGCCGTGGTGGGCCGGACGAACGTGGGGAAGTCCACGTTCATCAACGCCGCCCTCGGACGGAAGGTCGTCATCGTCTCCCCGCGGCCCCAGACGACGCGCAACCGCATCCGCTGCATCCTCACCACCCCCGAGGCCCAGGTCGTGTTCGTGGACACGCCGGGGCTCCACCCACCGGTGAACAAGCTCTCCGCCCACCTCCAGCGGGAGGCGCTGCGCTCGCTCGCAGGCCTCGACGCGGTCGCGTACATGGTCGAGCCGAGCGGGAAGGTGGATCCCTATGACGAGCTCATGCTCCCCAAGATCCAAACCCTCCCCTGCCCGAAGGTCCTCCTCGTCAACAAGAGCGACCAGGCACGGGGCAACACCCTCCCCGAGACCCTGCTCGCCTACGATCGCCTGGAGATGTTCAACGACATCGTGCCCATCTCGTCCACGAAGGGCACGAACCTCGACCGGGCCCTCGCCGTGATCATCGGCCACCTCCCGGAAGGAACGCCGGCGTACGAGCAGGGCACGACCACCGACCGCCCGCTCGCGTTCGTGGCGGCGGAGGTGGTGCGGGAGAAGGTGTATGCGGAGACCTACCAGGAACTCCCCTACGCCACCGCGGTGGCCGTGGAGGAGATCGCGGAGCGGGAGGCCCCGCCCCTGACCTCCGTCTACGCCACGATCATCGTCGCCAAGGAGTCACAGAAGGCGATCGTCATCGGGAGCCGGGGGGCGAAGCTGAAAGAGATCGGGACCCAGGCCCGGGTGGACCTCGAGCAGCTCCTCGGCCACCAGGTGTTCCTCTCCCTCCACGTCAAGGTGAAGCCGAAGTGGACGGAGGACGAGGATGAGGTGGCCCGCCTCACCGGCGACTGA
- a CDS encoding HAL/PAL/TAL family ammonia-lyase — protein MRGVYPPASLPRTERLYWATVIELDGHLTPQDAEAIILAGTPIALAPSVRAKVGASHRALLAILGRGEPVYGINTGFGALSTVRIPEPDLARLQRNIVLSHATGVGAPLPDPLVRGMLLFRLNSFLQGASGVRPELVDLLVGLLNAGVHPIVPEQGSVGSSGDLVPLAHLALPLLGEGRARLHGEELPGAEALRRAGLAPLPELAPKEGLALLNGTSYMLASLFLSWTMGWRAFQAGLSCAALSFQALRGRTEALDARIHAARPHPGQVQVASWLRELLAGSALTDSPNEDVQDPYSLRCLPQLLGPVVETLWAVEGRLRVEMNAATDNPLLLPEGGGTALAGGNFHGEILAFAAEWLGIALAELGASCERRLAVLLTSEGRGLPPFLSPEPGTSSGLMLLQYTAAALAAENKVLAHPAAVDSIPTSGGKEDHNAMGATSAWKTGRIAENVLSQVALEGVAARWAVALAGEEDLSPASRPLYAVLAELVPPPGEDRYVGDAIGRVRHAIQEGRLNPT, from the coding sequence ATGCGGGGAGTATACCCACCGGCATCGCTCCCCCGTACGGAACGGCTATACTGGGCGACCGTGATCGAGCTCGATGGCCATCTCACGCCCCAGGACGCGGAGGCGATCATCCTCGCGGGGACCCCGATCGCCCTCGCCCCATCCGTGCGGGCGAAGGTTGGGGCTTCGCACCGGGCGCTCCTCGCGATCCTCGGCCGCGGAGAGCCCGTGTACGGGATCAACACGGGGTTCGGCGCCTTGTCCACGGTGCGGATCCCGGAACCGGACCTGGCCCGGCTCCAGAGGAACATCGTCCTCTCCCACGCCACGGGGGTCGGCGCGCCCCTCCCCGACCCGCTCGTGCGGGGGATGCTCCTCTTCCGCCTGAACTCGTTCCTCCAGGGGGCGTCGGGCGTGCGGCCGGAGCTCGTGGACCTCCTCGTGGGGCTCCTCAACGCGGGGGTGCACCCCATCGTCCCCGAGCAGGGCTCGGTTGGCTCGTCGGGGGACCTCGTGCCGCTCGCCCACCTCGCCCTGCCCCTCCTCGGGGAGGGACGGGCCCGCCTCCACGGGGAGGAGCTCCCTGGGGCGGAGGCCCTGCGCCGGGCCGGCCTCGCCCCGCTCCCGGAGCTCGCCCCCAAGGAGGGCCTCGCCCTTCTCAATGGGACGTCCTACATGCTCGCCTCCCTCTTCCTCTCCTGGACTATGGGCTGGCGGGCTTTCCAGGCCGGGCTCTCCTGCGCCGCCCTCTCCTTCCAGGCCCTCCGCGGGAGGACGGAGGCCCTCGATGCCCGGATCCACGCGGCGCGGCCCCACCCCGGGCAGGTCCAGGTCGCCTCCTGGCTGCGGGAGCTCCTCGCCGGGAGCGCCCTCACCGACTCCCCCAACGAGGACGTGCAGGACCCGTACTCCCTGCGCTGCCTGCCCCAGCTCCTCGGGCCGGTGGTGGAGACCCTGTGGGCGGTGGAGGGGCGGCTGCGGGTGGAGATGAACGCGGCCACGGATAACCCGCTCCTCCTCCCCGAGGGGGGCGGCACGGCCCTCGCCGGGGGGAACTTCCACGGGGAGATCCTCGCCTTCGCCGCGGAGTGGCTGGGGATCGCACTGGCGGAGCTCGGGGCATCGTGCGAGCGGCGGCTGGCGGTCCTCCTCACCTCCGAGGGGAGGGGGCTCCCCCCGTTCCTCTCCCCGGAACCCGGGACGAGCTCAGGGCTCATGCTCCTCCAGTACACTGCAGCCGCCCTCGCTGCGGAGAACAAGGTCCTCGCCCACCCCGCCGCGGTGGACTCGATCCCCACGTCGGGGGGGAAGGAGGACCACAACGCGATGGGGGCGACGTCGGCCTGGAAGACCGGCCGCATCGCGGAGAACGTGCTCTCCCAGGTCGCGCTGGAGGGCGTGGCCGCGCGGTGGGCGGTGGCCCTCGCCGGGGAGGAGGACCTCTCGCCAGCGAGCCGGCCCCTCTACGCCGTTCTGGCCGAGCTCGTCCCCCCGCCGGGCGAGGACCGCTACGTGGGCGACGCGATCGGGCGGGTCCGTCACGCGATCCAGGAAGGAAGGTTGAACCCAACATGA
- the hutI gene encoding imidazolonepropionase translates to MDLLVYGIGELATPVGREPKGGAGQGELTLVRDAYVLVQDGRIAEVGEGRWPRFAGPTLDAEGRTVTPGLVDPHTHAVFAGNRVQEFLARAKGERYTGGGILTTVQAVREAPEGELVRLARPRLMRVLELGTTTVEIKSGYGLTLEAELKLLRAIRRLGEELPLTVVPTFLGAHAFPPEIPREEYIRRVVEEMIPTVAGDGLARFCDVFCDQGFYTVVEARTILRAARAAGLGVKVHADELSGVGAAELAAELAATSAEHLLHVSEEGIASLARSGTIAVLLPATAFLLDEPYPPARKLIGAGVPVALGTDFNPGSSPVASLPLILSLAVLRMGMSPAEALVAATLNAAAAIGLANEVGSLEPGKQADLVVWDAASYEEIPYWIGQNLGQAVVARGRVVWRSSPTPSST, encoded by the coding sequence ATGGACCTCCTCGTGTACGGGATCGGCGAGCTCGCGACCCCGGTCGGCCGGGAGCCCAAGGGGGGGGCAGGGCAGGGGGAGCTGACTCTGGTCCGCGATGCCTACGTGCTCGTCCAGGACGGGCGGATCGCCGAGGTGGGGGAGGGACGGTGGCCCCGCTTCGCCGGCCCAACCCTCGATGCCGAGGGCCGGACGGTGACCCCGGGACTGGTGGACCCCCACACCCACGCCGTGTTCGCCGGGAACAGGGTCCAGGAATTCTTGGCCCGTGCCAAGGGGGAGAGGTACACGGGCGGGGGGATCCTCACCACCGTCCAGGCGGTGCGGGAGGCGCCGGAGGGGGAGCTCGTCCGGCTCGCCCGGCCGAGGCTCATGCGCGTGCTCGAGCTTGGGACGACGACGGTTGAGATCAAGTCCGGCTACGGCCTGACCCTGGAAGCTGAGCTCAAGCTCCTGCGGGCGATCCGCCGCCTGGGGGAGGAGCTCCCCCTGACGGTCGTCCCCACGTTCCTGGGCGCCCACGCCTTCCCCCCAGAGATCCCCCGGGAGGAGTACATCCGCCGGGTGGTGGAGGAGATGATCCCCACCGTCGCGGGGGATGGGTTGGCCAGGTTCTGCGACGTGTTCTGTGACCAGGGGTTCTACACCGTGGTGGAGGCCCGAACGATCCTCCGCGCGGCGCGGGCCGCCGGCCTGGGGGTGAAGGTCCACGCCGATGAGCTTTCCGGGGTGGGGGCGGCCGAGCTCGCCGCTGAGCTCGCCGCCACTTCGGCCGAGCACCTCCTCCACGTCTCGGAGGAGGGGATCGCCAGCCTCGCCAGGTCGGGGACGATCGCGGTGCTCCTCCCGGCCACGGCCTTCCTCCTCGACGAACCCTATCCCCCGGCGAGGAAACTCATCGGAGCCGGGGTGCCCGTGGCCTTGGGCACGGACTTCAACCCCGGCTCGTCCCCCGTCGCGTCGCTCCCGCTCATCCTCTCGCTCGCCGTCCTCCGGATGGGGATGAGCCCCGCGGAGGCCCTTGTCGCGGCCACGCTCAACGCGGCGGCGGCGATCGGCCTCGCCAACGAGGTGGGATCGCTCGAGCCGGGGAAGCAGGCCGATCTCGTGGTGTGGGACGCCGCATCGTACGAGGAAATCCCGTACTGGATCGGGCAGAACCTGGGGCAGGCCGTCGTCGCGCGGGGGAGGGTGGTGTGGAGGTCCTCGCCTACGCCAAGCTCAACCTGA
- the ispE gene encoding 4-(cytidine 5'-diphospho)-2-C-methyl-D-erythritol kinase, with the protein MEVLAYAKLNLTLRVVGRRADGYHELQSLVTAVDLADRITLTRAAEGVTLRAPPELGPPERNLALRAAHALLPAGEPGVRIEIEKGIPAGAGLGGGSADAAAVLAGVNELLSLGRTWEELAAIGITLGADVPFFLGPGPAWLEGIGERVKPVAIPIPAAFLILVPPFRSPTPDVYRAFDELDLPLSPRTEPVPGPGFPNDLWPAAVHLFPELRRWRDLLARVAPGGVGMTGSGSALFAPFPSRSAAAAGRRRIRPDVEGELLVASPIRSGYRIRA; encoded by the coding sequence GTGGAGGTCCTCGCCTACGCCAAGCTCAACCTGACCCTGAGGGTGGTCGGCCGGCGGGCCGATGGCTACCACGAGCTCCAGTCCTTGGTCACGGCGGTGGACCTCGCGGACCGGATCACCCTGACCCGCGCCGCCGAGGGGGTGACCCTCCGCGCCCCGCCCGAGCTCGGTCCCCCGGAACGGAACCTCGCCCTCCGCGCGGCGCACGCCCTCCTTCCTGCGGGGGAACCGGGGGTGAGGATCGAGATCGAGAAGGGGATCCCCGCGGGGGCGGGCCTTGGCGGGGGGAGCGCGGATGCGGCGGCGGTCCTGGCAGGGGTGAACGAGCTCCTCTCCCTCGGGAGGACGTGGGAGGAGCTTGCGGCGATCGGGATCACGCTCGGGGCGGACGTCCCGTTCTTCCTCGGGCCGGGCCCAGCGTGGCTGGAGGGGATCGGGGAGAGGGTGAAGCCCGTCGCGATCCCCATTCCGGCTGCGTTCCTGATCCTCGTCCCCCCCTTCCGCTCTCCGACCCCGGACGTGTACCGGGCGTTCGACGAGCTGGATCTCCCCCTGTCCCCGCGGACGGAGCCCGTGCCGGGGCCGGGGTTCCCGAACGACCTCTGGCCGGCTGCGGTCCATCTCTTCCCCGAGCTCCGACGGTGGCGGGACCTCCTTGCCCGGGTCGCCCCGGGCGGGGTGGGGATGACGGGGTCCGGTTCGGCCCTGTTCGCCCCCTTTCCCAGCCGGTCGGCCGCCGCGGCGGGGCGGCGGAGGATCCGGCCCGACGTGGAGGGGGAACTGCTCGTTGCGTCCCCGATTCGGTCGGGGTACCGTATCCGGGCATGA
- the cmk gene encoding (d)CMP kinase → MRIAIDGPAAAGKTTLARSLAEELGYLFVPTGAMYRAAALAHQRGIPVERLEIAVGAGGRIYLDGEDVTDLLTHPDLDELSSQLALNGRVRQRLVEIQRRIAAHGDVVMEGRDIGTVVLPDAELKIFLWATDEERARRRLAEHGGEFADVLAAIRRRDERDSTRPDSPLRAAPDAVVVDTTGRTPEEVLASVLRLVEERRAQLAR, encoded by the coding sequence ATGAGGATCGCCATTGACGGGCCGGCGGCGGCGGGGAAGACAACCCTCGCCCGTTCCCTCGCCGAGGAGCTCGGGTACCTGTTCGTCCCCACCGGCGCGATGTACCGCGCGGCGGCCCTCGCCCACCAACGCGGGATTCCGGTCGAGCGCCTGGAGATCGCGGTGGGGGCGGGAGGCCGGATCTACCTTGACGGGGAGGATGTGACGGATCTCCTTACGCACCCCGACCTCGATGAGCTCTCCTCCCAGCTCGCCCTGAACGGGCGGGTCCGGCAGCGCCTCGTCGAGATCCAGCGCCGGATCGCGGCGCACGGGGACGTGGTGATGGAGGGGCGGGACATCGGGACGGTGGTCCTCCCCGATGCTGAGCTGAAGATCTTCCTCTGGGCGACCGACGAGGAGCGGGCGCGGCGGCGCCTCGCCGAGCATGGGGGGGAGTTCGCGGACGTCCTCGCTGCGATCCGGCGGCGGGACGAGCGGGACTCGACCCGGCCGGACTCCCCCCTCCGGGCGGCCCCCGATGCGGTGGTGGTGGACACCACGGGGAGGACCCCCGAGGAAGTGCTGGCCTCTGTCCTGCGGCTGGTCGAGGAGCGCCGTGCGCAGCTGGCTCGCTGA
- a CDS encoding lysophospholipid acyltransferase family protein — MRSWLADRVRDLAYGFLVLLVGPIVAVLFRLSVRGREALSGRGILVAPHRSYWDILLLCVACGPFRRITFLAREGLLHNPLFAPFVWGFAVAIDRESFGVEDYRRALAAASRARLLGIFPEGTTRPGAEPKAGAIRFAERLGRPLIPVNLVARGPYPPARFLRVPVRFPRIEVRIGAPVTVGELGRGLPPDLSRSERYRLLTERLMELIRAT; from the coding sequence GTGCGCAGCTGGCTCGCTGATCGGGTCCGCGATCTCGCCTACGGGTTCCTCGTCCTCCTCGTCGGGCCGATCGTGGCGGTGCTCTTCCGCCTGTCCGTCCGCGGGAGGGAAGCCCTCAGCGGACGGGGGATCCTCGTCGCCCCCCACCGTTCGTACTGGGACATCCTCCTCCTCTGCGTGGCCTGCGGCCCGTTCCGCCGCATTACGTTCCTCGCCCGGGAAGGGCTGTTGCATAATCCGTTGTTCGCCCCGTTTGTGTGGGGGTTCGCGGTGGCGATCGATCGGGAGTCGTTCGGGGTCGAGGATTACCGCCGCGCGCTCGCGGCGGCGAGCCGCGCCCGCCTTCTCGGGATCTTCCCCGAGGGGACGACCCGGCCCGGTGCAGAGCCGAAGGCGGGCGCCATCCGGTTCGCGGAGCGCCTGGGCCGCCCGTTGATCCCCGTGAACCTCGTGGCCCGGGGCCCGTACCCGCCGGCGCGGTTCCTCCGGGTCCCGGTGCGCTTCCCCCGGATCGAGGTGCGGATCGGCGCCCCGGTCACGGTGGGCGAGCTCGGCCGCGGCCTTCCCCCCGATCTTTCCCGTTCCGAGCGCTACCGCCTCCTCACGGAGCGGTTGATGGAACTCATCCGGGCGACGTGA
- a CDS encoding S1 RNA-binding domain-containing protein — MIDVFTQRGFAVECGEVAGPNTGKPTRWWRMVEWIQMEEALDESDVRLFSRGDTVRGRVVQEAGQDILVDIGYKSEAILPKRELAPHHEVAQPGEEIEVLITYIDEENGTVYISERQAYLSKRYGELERAYKTGASVSGVILDEVGEAGYNVSLGGIRAFLPASHLGKGISTKIERLKGKDLEFRIIEFSRRNRNIVVSRREFLKELEEKERDALFASLTPGTVVEGTVKSVVDFGVFVDVGGHDGLVHRTEICWKDVPVPPPDKFAPGQKVQVMVLEADREEGRISLSMKRLRPDPWQGIAERYPPKARVKGKVVSVTDFGAFVELEEDVEGLVHISELSWTTPKHPKDVVTEGDEVEVVVLAVDADRKRISLSLRRALPDPWDDVGHRYPRGALVEGKVTNVTDFGAFVELEQGVEGLIHISEISWQRVGHPKEVLAPGQTVRAIVLKVDEEERRISLSLRALQQDPWEEFLEQYSVGSIVSGPITQIKDFGAFVRLTPAVEGLIHVSEISPDRIASPSEALRLGQEVSAKIIGINESKRQVRLSIKKIAEEVEDAEKDRFLTPQAGRETFTLRERLKGLTEEEEGE; from the coding sequence ATGATCGACGTGTTTACCCAGCGGGGGTTCGCCGTGGAGTGCGGAGAAGTAGCGGGCCCGAACACGGGGAAACCAACGAGGTGGTGGCGGATGGTGGAGTGGATCCAGATGGAGGAGGCGCTCGACGAGAGCGACGTGCGGCTGTTCAGCCGCGGGGACACGGTGCGGGGCCGTGTGGTTCAGGAAGCGGGCCAGGACATCCTCGTGGACATCGGGTACAAGTCCGAGGCCATCCTCCCCAAGCGCGAACTGGCGCCCCACCACGAGGTGGCCCAACCGGGCGAGGAGATCGAGGTCCTCATCACCTACATCGATGAGGAAAACGGCACGGTGTACATCTCCGAGCGCCAGGCTTACCTCTCCAAGCGGTATGGCGAACTCGAACGGGCCTACAAGACGGGTGCCTCCGTCTCCGGCGTGATCCTCGATGAGGTGGGGGAGGCGGGGTACAACGTCAGCCTAGGGGGGATCCGCGCCTTCCTTCCTGCTTCCCACCTCGGCAAGGGCATCTCCACCAAGATCGAGCGCCTGAAGGGGAAGGACCTCGAGTTCCGCATCATCGAGTTCTCCCGCCGCAACCGGAACATCGTCGTTTCCCGCCGCGAGTTCCTCAAGGAGCTTGAGGAGAAGGAGCGGGACGCGCTGTTCGCCTCCCTCACCCCGGGGACGGTGGTCGAGGGGACGGTGAAGAGCGTGGTGGACTTCGGGGTGTTCGTGGACGTGGGGGGCCACGACGGCCTCGTTCACCGCACCGAGATCTGTTGGAAGGACGTGCCCGTACCACCTCCCGACAAGTTCGCGCCCGGCCAGAAGGTGCAGGTGATGGTCCTCGAGGCGGACCGGGAGGAGGGGAGGATCTCGCTCTCCATGAAGCGGCTGCGCCCCGATCCGTGGCAGGGGATCGCCGAGCGCTACCCCCCGAAGGCGCGCGTCAAGGGGAAGGTCGTGTCCGTGACCGACTTCGGGGCGTTCGTGGAGCTGGAGGAGGATGTGGAAGGCCTCGTCCACATCTCCGAGCTCTCCTGGACCACCCCCAAGCACCCGAAAGACGTCGTGACCGAGGGCGATGAGGTGGAAGTGGTGGTCCTGGCCGTGGACGCGGACCGCAAAAGGATCAGCCTGTCCCTGCGCCGGGCGCTGCCCGATCCGTGGGACGACGTCGGCCACCGCTACCCGCGGGGCGCCCTCGTCGAGGGCAAGGTCACGAACGTCACCGACTTCGGGGCGTTCGTGGAGCTCGAGCAGGGGGTGGAGGGCCTCATCCACATCTCGGAGATCTCCTGGCAGCGGGTCGGGCATCCGAAGGAAGTCCTCGCGCCGGGGCAGACCGTGCGGGCGATCGTGCTCAAGGTGGACGAGGAGGAGCGCCGGATCAGCCTGTCGTTGCGGGCGCTGCAGCAGGATCCGTGGGAGGAGTTCCTCGAACAGTACTCGGTGGGATCCATCGTGTCGGGGCCGATCACCCAGATCAAGGATTTTGGGGCGTTCGTGCGCCTCACCCCGGCCGTGGAGGGGCTGATCCACGTGTCCGAGATCTCGCCGGACCGGATCGCCAGCCCATCGGAGGCCCTCCGCCTCGGGCAAGAGGTGTCGGCGAAGATCATCGGGATCAACGAGTCCAAGCGCCAGGTGCGGCTCTCGATCAAGAAGATCGCCGAGGAAGTGGAGGACGCGGAGAAGGATAGGTTCCTCACCCCCCAGGCCGGCCGCGAGACGTTCACGCTCCGGGAGAGGCTGAAGGGGCTGACGGAGGAGGAGGAGGGGGAGTAG
- a CDS encoding holo-ACP synthase has protein sequence MLALGVDLVEVDRISALIERRGAPRLRRLFTEAELAYALSSPRLTAQRLAARFAAKEAFRKALRRPVPFHEIEVVVDRERPCLAWQGRFYPVSLTHTARYAAAVVVIEPTPPPPPPSAPSASPGA, from the coding sequence ATGCTCGCCCTAGGCGTGGATCTCGTGGAGGTGGACCGCATCTCCGCCCTCATCGAGCGGCGCGGGGCGCCCCGGCTGCGGCGCCTGTTCACCGAAGCTGAACTCGCCTACGCCCTCTCCTCCCCCCGGCTCACCGCGCAGCGGCTGGCAGCGCGGTTCGCGGCCAAGGAGGCGTTCCGCAAGGCCCTCCGCCGGCCCGTGCCGTTCCACGAGATCGAGGTGGTCGTGGACCGCGAACGGCCCTGCCTCGCCTGGCAGGGCCGCTTCTACCCCGTCTCCCTCACCCACACCGCCCGCTACGCGGCGGCGGTGGTCGTGATCGAGCCTACTCCCCCTCCTCCTCCTCCGTCAGCCCCTTCAGCCTCTCCCGGAGCGTGA
- the gmk gene encoding guanylate kinase, with translation MRDFLPTGWDVQGGHGIALVIAGPSGAGKSSVIAALLRRDPSLVFSVSATTRPPRPDEADGRDYTFVSDAAFDRMIRAGELLEWTTYQGHRYGTPRAAVVGPLAAGRDVVINVEVRGALALRRSGLPHPVVLVFMVPPSRDELVRRIRSRGTESADALAARLAIAEEEVRHIPEFDYLVVNDRLEEAVERVEAILVAERSRIRRCSP, from the coding sequence ATGAGGGACTTCCTCCCCACGGGCTGGGATGTGCAGGGGGGGCACGGGATCGCCCTCGTGATCGCCGGCCCGTCGGGGGCGGGGAAGTCGTCGGTCATCGCTGCCCTCCTACGCCGCGATCCGTCCCTCGTGTTCTCCGTGTCCGCGACGACCCGCCCCCCCCGTCCCGATGAGGCCGACGGCCGCGACTACACGTTCGTGTCGGACGCAGCCTTCGACCGGATGATCCGTGCCGGGGAGCTCCTCGAGTGGACCACGTACCAGGGACATCGGTACGGGACCCCGCGGGCCGCGGTGGTGGGCCCGCTCGCGGCAGGGCGCGATGTGGTGATCAACGTCGAGGTGAGGGGGGCGCTCGCCCTGCGCCGGTCCGGGCTCCCCCACCCGGTGGTCCTCGTGTTCATGGTCCCCCCCAGCCGGGATGAGCTCGTGCGGCGCATCCGCAGCCGCGGCACGGAGTCCGCCGACGCGCTTGCCGCCCGGCTCGCGATCGCCGAAGAGGAGGTCCGCCACATCCCGGAGTTCGATTACCTGGTGGTGAACGACCGCCTGGAGGAAGCGGTGGAACGGGTGGAGGCGATCCTCGTCGCGGAACGATCCCGGATCCGACGATGCTCGCCCTAG